From the genome of Halobacteriovorax marinus SJ:
TATTTTTATTGCACTCTCAGTTTTGAATATTGCTTCAACAAAAGCTACTGCCGAGAGAAGCATTGAGAAGAACATAAAGAAAACGTGAGGAGCTAAAATAAATGTAGGTACATCGCCCTTATAACGAATATAAATCGGGTCTTCTTTACTATGAAACTCTTGAACTTTATCTCCAAACTTCAATTTCAAAAAGTAAGTAAGCTTTCCCGCAGGAGGTTGATTCGGTAAAGTCATGAGATATCTATTTCCCTTATCTTCTAGATTAACCGTCGTCCACTCATCATTAGTTGGATATCTCTTATATGTAAGCTCTACTCCACTCAAATCTTTTATCTTTGGAATTTCTACAGGTGCGCCCGTTTCACCTCCATGACTTCTTGGAAGTTTTACTCTAACTTGAGCATCTTTATCTAAACCAATATAAATTTTTTCTGGATACGTTGGTCCTGTAGCTCTTTGATAGATCACTGCCGCCATAGTAATAATAATGGCCAAAGGAATGGATACCTTGAAATTATTCTTCATCTAGTCTTCTCACCTGTACTTTCTTTTTATATATTGATATCAGTTTGGCACATCAAACCCTATATGGAAATGAATCTAGGCACCTCGCTTTGGATAAAATGGAGAGAAGATGAAGAAATTACTAATTTGCTTACTATTTTCAATAAGTTCTTACGCAAATATTGTTTCTATTTATAACACTAAGAACAACTCTTTCCTCTCTTACACTCAATTCATCAACGACCTTAATGAAAGTGGCTATATCGTTCTTGGTGAATTCCATAACTTTGAAAATATTCAAAAGGCCCAGGCTAAAATTATAAAAGATAAGACTCGTCTCGCTGCCAGTGAAGATAGTGTTCAAATCATGTGGGAATTTCTTAATCATACAGAGCAAGAGAGTATTAACTCTGAATTCTCTAGATATATGAACGGCGCCATTACAACTGCTGAGTTCATCACTAACACTGCCGGTAAGCAGAACCTTAGCTACTCTCCTATTATGGAAGTTGCGAAGGACTTTGCTCGTGCTCCAATTGCACTCAACCTTCCAAGAAGCCTAAAAAAGAAAGTCATGGATGAAGGAATTAACTCTATAGACCCTTCTCTTGTGCCGGCCCATCACTATGTTGGTGGCGATCAATACAGAGAGAGATTTAAAAGGGCCATGGGTGGACACATGCCCGATGAGTCCTTTGAGAAGTACTTTCTCGCCCAATGCTTAACA
Proteins encoded in this window:
- a CDS encoding ChaN family lipoprotein; protein product: MKKLLICLLFSISSYANIVSIYNTKNNSFLSYTQFINDLNESGYIVLGEFHNFENIQKAQAKIIKDKTRLAASEDSVQIMWEFLNHTEQESINSEFSRYMNGAITTAEFITNTAGKQNLSYSPIMEVAKDFARAPIALNLPRSLKKKVMDEGINSIDPSLVPAHHYVGGDQYRERFKRAMGGHMPDESFEKYFLAQCLTDSVMSDIANKNEMNLNFIVAGSFHTDFFDGTVSRLKEINPSTVTTLKITTNELFDTEYINGSQDFGAYADYIIITE